Proteins encoded together in one Impatiens glandulifera chromosome 1, dImpGla2.1, whole genome shotgun sequence window:
- the LOC124914209 gene encoding nucleobase-ascorbate transporter 6-like: MAGGGGGPTKAEEPAPHPPKDQLPNVSYCITSPPPWPEAILLGFQHYLVMLGTTVIIPTSLVPHMGGGNEEKAKVIQTILFVAGLNTLFQTSFGTRLPAVIGGSYTFVAATISIILAGRFNDTDPDADPIKKFKDTMRAIQGAMIVASTLQMVLGFSGLWRNVAKFLTPLSVTPLVALSGFGLYEFGFPGVAKCVEIGLPQLVLLVFFAQYLPNIIHKGKDIFGRFAVLFTVVIVWIYAHLLTVGGAYNGTPLKTQLSCRTDRSGLINSAPWIRIPYPFQWGTPTFDAGEAFAMMFTSFVALVESTGAFYAVARYASATPLPASILSRGVGWQGVAILMSGLFGTVTGSSVSVENAGLLALTRVGSRRVIQISAGFMIFFSVLGKFGAVFASIPASIIGALYCVFFAYVGSVGLSFLQFCNLNSFRTKFILGLSIFLGLSIPQYFNEYTAIAGYGPVHSSGRWFNDMINVPFSSEAFVAGILAYFLDNTIHKKDNSIRKDRGKHWWDKFRSFKTDTRSEEFYSLPFNLNKYFPSV; the protein is encoded by the exons ATGgcaggaggaggaggaggaccgACGAAGGCTGAAGAACCGGCACCGCATCCACCTAAAGATCAGCTTCCAAATGTTTCCTACTGTATTACTAGTCCTCCCCCATGGC CCGAGGCAATCCTACTTGGATTCCAACATTACTTAGTGATGCTTGGCACAACTGTTATTATTCCCACCTCTCTTGTTCCTCATATGGGTGGTGGAAAT GAGGAGAAAGCAAAGGTTATACAGACTATACTCTTTGTTGCTGGATTGAATACACTGTTTCAAACATCGTTCGGAACAAGGTTGCCTGCTGTAATAGGAGGGTCGTATACATTTGTTGCAGCAACGATTTCAATTATTCTGGCTGGCCGTTTTAATGACACTGACCCCGATGCAGATCCTATTAAG AAATTTAAGGATACAATGCGGGCGATTCAGGGTGCTATGATTGTTGCTTCAACTCTTCAGATGGTTCTGGGTTTTAGTGGCCTTTGGCGAAACGTGGCAAA GTTTCTAACTCCACTTTCTGTCACTCCTTTGGTCGCTCTTTCTGGTTTCGGGCTTTATGAATTTGGTTTCCCTGga gttGCCAAATGCGTTGAAATAGGACTCCCACAGCTCGTTCTTCTAGTTTTCTTCGCACAG TATCTACCGAATATTATACACAAAGGGAAAGATATCTTTGGTCGTTTTGCTGTTCTATTTACTGTGGTGATTGTATGGATTTATGCTCACCTACTCACTGTAGGTGGAGCCTACAATGGTACACCACTAAAAACACAGTTAAGCTGTCGAACAGATCGTTCTGGTCTTATCAACTCAGCTCCTTG GATAAGGATACCGTATCCCTTTCAATGGGGAACACCTACATTTGATGCTGGTGAAGCGTTTGCCATGATGTTTACTTCATTTGTGGCTCTTGTAGAG TCAACTGGTGCGTTTTATGCTGTAGCAAGATATGCAAGTGCAACTCCCTTACCGGCTTCCATTCTAAGTCGTGGAGTTGGTTGGCAG GGAGTTGCCATTTTGATGTCTGGATTATTTGGAACTGTGACTGGATCTTCTGTCTCCGT TGAGAATGCTGGTCTATTGGCTTTGACACGTGTTGGCAGTAGACGGGTTATTCAAATATCGGCTGGTTTCATGATTTTCTTTTCAGTTCTAG GAAAATTTGGAGCAGTGTTTGCCTCGATTCCCGCCTCAATTATTGGTGCATTATACTGTGTTTTCTTCGCTTATGTCG GTTCGGTGGGATTGAGCTTCCTCCAGTTCTGTAATCTGAACAGTTTCCGGACCAAATTCATACTGGGATTGTCAATCTTCTTGGGCCTGTCGATTCCTCAATACTTCAATGAATACACGGCAATTGCTGGTTATGGCCCCGTCCACTCATCTGGAAGATGG TTTAACGACATGATCAACGTTCCATTCTCTTCGGAAGCTTTTGTGGCTGGAATATTGGCATACTTTCTGGACAACACAATACACAAGAAAGATAATTCGATAAGGAAAGACCGTGGCAAGCACTGGTGGGACAAGTTCCGATCCTTCAAGACAGATACCAGGAGCGAAGAATTCTATTCCCTTCCCTTCAATCTCAACAAATATTTCCCATCAGTTTAA